A stretch of the Aphis gossypii isolate Hap1 chromosome 2, ASM2018417v2, whole genome shotgun sequence genome encodes the following:
- the LOC114121903 gene encoding uncharacterized protein LOC114121903 isoform X3, which produces MSKTILVMTFVHTVLYNMQKNAFHVDAAPSITRDDLTADTVVENRKANPTTDQIETPLVDGDDGLHFTEHEMLAKGPLSGIVSGSGGETTTSSPTTGYGGSTLPFGGLPTGIPGAGALPSSSLQGDGGGQSPTLILGGFSAIVMPLRGMNMANMASMLSAGQQLGQMLPKPGGS; this is translated from the exons ATGTCGAAAACCATATTGGTGATGACATTCGTGCACACagtactgtataatatgcaaaaaa atgCTTTCCATGTAGATGCCGCTCCATCAATCACACGCGACGATTTGACTGCT gATACCGTGGTGGAAAACCGGAAGGCAAATCCGACGACTGATCAAATCGAAACGCCACTGGTTGATGGTGATGACGGATTGCATTTCACGGAACACGAAATGTTGGCCAAAGGTCCGCTTTCCGGTATCGTATCCGGAAGCGGCGGTGAAACGACAACTTCCTCGCCCACCACCGGTTATGGGGGATCAACACTGCCGTTTGGGGGTTTGCCGACCGGAATTCCCGGGGCTGGGGCTCTGCCTTCATCGTCCCTACAAGGAGACGGTGGCGGCCAGAGCCCGACTCTGATTTTAGGAGGTTTTTCCGCCATCGTCATGCCCCTTCGTGGCATGAACATGGCCAACATGGCATCAATGCTTTCTGCCGGACAACAGTTGGGTCAAATGCTACCTAAACCCGGTGGTAGTTAA
- the LOC114121903 gene encoding uncharacterized protein LOC114121903 isoform X4 — MSPKNFALIVLVCLVKDAFHVDAAPSITRDDLTADTVVENRKANPTTDQIETPLVDGDDGLHFTEHEMLAKGPLSGIVSGSGGETTTSSPTTGYGGSTLPFGGLPTGIPGAGALPSSSLQGDGGGQSPTLILGGFSAIVMPLRGMNMANMASMLSAGQQLGQMLPKPGGS, encoded by the exons ATGTCACCCAAGAATTTCGCTCTGATCGTATTGGTGTGCCTCGTCAAGG atgCTTTCCATGTAGATGCCGCTCCATCAATCACACGCGACGATTTGACTGCT gATACCGTGGTGGAAAACCGGAAGGCAAATCCGACGACTGATCAAATCGAAACGCCACTGGTTGATGGTGATGACGGATTGCATTTCACGGAACACGAAATGTTGGCCAAAGGTCCGCTTTCCGGTATCGTATCCGGAAGCGGCGGTGAAACGACAACTTCCTCGCCCACCACCGGTTATGGGGGATCAACACTGCCGTTTGGGGGTTTGCCGACCGGAATTCCCGGGGCTGGGGCTCTGCCTTCATCGTCCCTACAAGGAGACGGTGGCGGCCAGAGCCCGACTCTGATTTTAGGAGGTTTTTCCGCCATCGTCATGCCCCTTCGTGGCATGAACATGGCCAACATGGCATCAATGCTTTCTGCCGGACAACAGTTGGGTCAAATGCTACCTAAACCCGGTGGTAGTTAA
- the LOC114121902 gene encoding uncharacterized protein LOC114121902, which yields MHVKIAVILFAVTTLFQQSHCIPTHRYVRATSREGQDWTSRIKEYLNKIPGYGSQSPSSSTSQPDSSSYQQGANAGSESTSAGAAAGSAGAASEPQASIAAKEGSTSSSGIPSYTDYMPSQLSHYQNSFPNPSQFSQYQNQFPNPSQFTSYFPGSSGATAGSAGAASEPQASIAAKEGSTSSSGIPSYTDYMPSQLSHYQNSFPNPSQFSQYQNQFPNPSQFTSYFPGSSGATAGSTGAASEPQASIAAKEGSTSSSGFPSYTDYMPSQLSHYQNSFPNPSQFSQYQNQFPNPSQFTSYFPGSSGATAGSAGAASEPQASIAAKEGSTSSSGIPSYTDYMPSQLSHYQNSFPNPSQFSQYQNQFPNPSQFTSYFPGSSGATAGSTGAASEPQASIAAKEGSTSSSGFPSYTDYMPSQLSHYQNSFPNPSQFSQYQNQIPQSMNPGQYLSSKPTGA from the exons ATGCACGTGAAAATTGCAGTCATCCTGTTCGCAGTGACGACGCTTTTCCAGCAATCTCACT gtataccaaCGCACCGTTATGTTAGAGCAACAAGCAGAGAAGGACAGGATTGGACATCTAGAATCAAAGAATACTTAAACAAGATTCCAGGCTATGGATCACAGTCACCATCGTCCTCAACAAGTCAACCAGACTCGTCATCGTATCAGCAAGGTGCCAATGCAGGATCTGAATCGACGTCGGCAGGTGCTGCAGCTGGTTCTGCCGGAGCCGCATCTGAACCACAAGCTTCAATAGCCGCTAAAGAAGGAAGCACGTCTTCATCTGGGATCCCATCTTACACAGATTACATGCCGAGTCAATTAAGTCACTACCAGAACAGCTTCCCCAACCCGAGCCAATTTAGCCAATATCAGAATCAATTCCCCAACCCAAGTCAATTCACCTCATACTTTCCGGGTAGTTCCGGTGCTACAGCTGGTTCTGCCGGAGCCGCATCTGAACCACAAGCTTCAATAGCCGCTAAAGAAGGAAGCACGTCATCATCTGGAATCCCATCCTACACAGACTACATGCCGAGTCAATTAAGTCACTACCAGAACAGCTTTCCCAACCCGAGTCAATTTAGCCAATATCAGAATCAATTCCCCAACCCAAGTCAATTCACTTCATACTTCCCGGGTAGTTCCGGTGCTACAGCTGGTTCTACCGGAGCCGCATCTGAACCACAAGCTTCAATAGCCGCTAAAGAAGGAAGCACATCTTCATCCGGATTTCCATCCTACACAGATTACATGCCGAGTCAATTAAGTCACTACCAGAACAGCTTCCCCAACCCGAGCCAATTTAGCCAATATCAGAATCAATTCCCCAACCCAAGTCAATTCACCTCATACTTTCCGGGTAGTTCCGGTGCTACAGCTGGTTCTGCCGGAGCCGCATCTGAACCACAAGCTTCAATAGCCGCTAAAGAAGGAAGCACGTCATCATCTGGAATCCCATCCTACACAGACTACATGCCGAGTCAATTAAGTCACTACCAGAACAGCTTTCCCAACCCGAGTCAATTTAGCCAATATCAGAATCAATTCCCCAACCCAAGTCAATTCACTTCATACTTTCCGGGTAGTTCCGGTGCTACAGCTGGTTCTACCGGAGCCGCATCTGAACCACAAGCTTCAATAGCCGCTAAAGAAGGAAGCACATCTTCATCCGGATTTCCATCCTACACAGATTACATGCCGAGTCAATTAAGTCACTACCAGAACAGCTTTCCCAACCCGAGTCAGTTTAGTCAATACCAGAACCAAATTCCTCAATCGATGAATCCTGGTCAATATTTGAGTTCAAAGCCTACTGGTGCATAG
- the LOC114121903 gene encoding uncharacterized protein LOC114121903 isoform X1 produces the protein MSKTILVMTFVHTVLYNMQKNAFHVDAAPSITRDDLTAVLPGSLAELFDSEAFERIWRKAAADQMVKRFGNGAGRDDDGGPITRNMVGDYMVSDEFHQAVCKAGGQGMSSMGGMMGNAPPPWSYMGTFVGSDKFQHGTCDMMSQGLIQFGEGMNGWFRSAGAEAPEARDPLRAVDAFFRSEYYDNARLKLRDMFADVRF, from the exons ATGTCGAAAACCATATTGGTGATGACATTCGTGCACACagtactgtataatatgcaaaaaa atgCTTTCCATGTAGATGCCGCTCCATCAATCACACGCGACGATTTGACTGCT GTGTTGCCCGGTTCGCTGGCCGAGCTGTTCGACTCGGAAGCGTTCGAACGGATCTGGCGGAAGGCCGCCGCCGATCAGATGGTCAAGCGATTCGGAAACGGCGCCGGacgcgacgacgacggcggccCGATCACGCGCAACATGGTCGGCGACTACATGGTGTCGGACGAGTTCCACCAGGCCGTGTGCAAGGCCGGCGGCCAGGGCATGTCGTCCATGGGCGGCATGATGGGCAACGCGCCGCCCCCGTGGTCGTATATGGGCACGTTCGTCGGTTCCGACAAGTTCCAACACGGCACGTGCGACATGATGTCGCAGGGGCTGATCCAGTTCGGCGAGGGCATGAACGGATGGTTCCGGTCGGCCGGGGCGGAAGCCCCCGAGGCCCGGGACCCGCTGCGCGCGGTCGACGCGTTCTTCCGGTCCGAGTACTACGACAACGCCCGGCTAAAGCTGCGCGACATGTTCGCGGACGTCCGGTTCTGA
- the LOC114121903 gene encoding uncharacterized protein LOC114121903 isoform X2, whose protein sequence is MSPKNFALIVLVCLVKDAFHVDAAPSITRDDLTAVLPGSLAELFDSEAFERIWRKAAADQMVKRFGNGAGRDDDGGPITRNMVGDYMVSDEFHQAVCKAGGQGMSSMGGMMGNAPPPWSYMGTFVGSDKFQHGTCDMMSQGLIQFGEGMNGWFRSAGAEAPEARDPLRAVDAFFRSEYYDNARLKLRDMFADVRF, encoded by the exons ATGTCACCCAAGAATTTCGCTCTGATCGTATTGGTGTGCCTCGTCAAGG atgCTTTCCATGTAGATGCCGCTCCATCAATCACACGCGACGATTTGACTGCT GTGTTGCCCGGTTCGCTGGCCGAGCTGTTCGACTCGGAAGCGTTCGAACGGATCTGGCGGAAGGCCGCCGCCGATCAGATGGTCAAGCGATTCGGAAACGGCGCCGGacgcgacgacgacggcggccCGATCACGCGCAACATGGTCGGCGACTACATGGTGTCGGACGAGTTCCACCAGGCCGTGTGCAAGGCCGGCGGCCAGGGCATGTCGTCCATGGGCGGCATGATGGGCAACGCGCCGCCCCCGTGGTCGTATATGGGCACGTTCGTCGGTTCCGACAAGTTCCAACACGGCACGTGCGACATGATGTCGCAGGGGCTGATCCAGTTCGGCGAGGGCATGAACGGATGGTTCCGGTCGGCCGGGGCGGAAGCCCCCGAGGCCCGGGACCCGCTGCGCGCGGTCGACGCGTTCTTCCGGTCCGAGTACTACGACAACGCCCGGCTAAAGCTGCGCGACATGTTCGCGGACGTCCGGTTCTGA